The Solanum pennellii chromosome 4, SPENNV200 genomic interval CCTAATGGACATCTCTTACAATGTTTCCTGACAAAATGtgcattaaaatatattttgttagcATATGCTTGAAGTAATATGGAAACATTTCAAGAACCTGTAGATATAGGAATCTAACAATCttggaaataacaaaatagaCTGGCCAAGAAAGTTAACAATGATTAGATGGAGCATTATACCAATAAGATACCTATACAAGTAAAACTAAACAACATGGTCTAATCCAACTTAAGAATAAACTCCAAAAGCTTAACAATGCTCCCATGacaatagtataaatatatgcACACTAGAACAGATGAAGAAAATAACACAAGAAATTGAGTtttgaagcaaaaaaaaataaagtcaaaacAAAAATGGAATTCTTATTGTTCTTATTGTTCCTCTTAGCTAATTCAGCCTCAGGAAAAAGAACCACTTACATAATCCATATGGACAAGTCATTCATGCCGAAAGCTTTTACTAGTCATGAGCAATGGCACTCTTCAATTCTTGAAACTGTCAAGTTGAAAGATACAACAAGTGGAAGTTCTATCAATCCGGCAAGGCTACTTTATTCGTATGATAATGCATTTCATGGATTTAGTGCTGTTATGTCTGAGGATGAATTGCAAGTTCTTGAAAAGTTGCCTGGTTTTGTCTCGGCTTATGCTGATAAAATGGTCACTCTTGACACTACTCACACGTTTGAGTTTCTCGGTCTGAATCCTGAGTCAGGGCTATGGCCAGCTTCTCATTATGGTGAAGACGTGATTGTTGGTGTCATTGATACTGGAGTGTGGCCAGAGAGTCGGAGTTATAAGGATGATGGGATGACTGAAATTCCGTCAAGGTGGAAGGGTAAATGTGAGCCTGGACAAGATTTTAATGCTTCAATGTGTAACAATAAATTAATTGGTGTTCGATACTTGAACAAAGGAGTTAAAGCTGCAAATCCTAATATTGCAATTAGAATGAATTCAGGCAGGGATACACATGGTCATGGCACGCATACTTCATCAACTGTTGGTGGAAACTATGTCGAGGGGGCTTCATTTTTTGGCTATGCAACTGGCACAGCAAGAGGGGTCGCTCCACTTGCTAGGCTTGCTATGTATAAGGTCATTTTTGATGAAGGAAGCTTCGCTTCTGATGTGCTTGCTGGTATGGATCAAGCTGTTGCTGATGGTGTCGATGTTATATCCATCTCTATGGGTTTTAATAATGTTCCATTGTATGAAGACCCTATTGCCATAGCTTCATTTGGTGCCATGGAGAAAGGTGTTCTTGTTTCCGCTTCAGCAGGAAATGCAGGTGTGACTCCTGGAAGACTACATAATGGAATCCCCTGGCTCTTGACTACTGCTGCTGGCTCTATTGATCGTGTCCTCTCTGGAAAATTGACTCTTGGAAATGGACAAGTGATCACTGGTTGGTCAATGTACCCTGCTAGTGCTGTTGTCAACAAGTTCCCACTTATCTACAACGAGTCAATATCTAGTTGCAATTCAACATCCCTATCCAGCTTCAATTATGGAATCATCATATGCGAAAATGGATATTTCTCCGATCAAATAAATATCATTGCTAAATCCTCTGCCCCTGCTGCTATATACATCTCTGACAATCCGAGCATTTTCGAGAGTGGAGAATTTGAATATCCTGGTGTTGTTATCAGCCCTGAAAATGGTGCAGCTGTGATTAGTTATGCTAAATCTAGTGCCAATCCTGTTGCCAGCATTAGCTTTCAACAGACATTTGTGAGATCAACACCAGCACCCGTCGTTGCATCTTATACCTCACGGGGTCCTTCACCGAGCTATCAAGGAATCTTGAAGCCAGACATAATGGCACCAGGGTCATTAGTCTTAGCATCCTGGATTCCCAAAGGTTATACAACTTCTATATATCCGGATATTAAATTGAGCAGTGAATTCGCGATGATTTCAGGAACATCCATGGCTTGTCCACATTCCTCTGGCATTGCTGCACTTCTTAAAGGCGCACATCCTGAATGGAGTCCAGCAGCAATCCGATCTGCAATGATCACTGGTGCCATCAACATTGACAACACAAATTCCCCCATCAAAGATTCAGGCCTAAACTACAGTATCGCGACTCCTCTGGCTATGGGAGCAGGGTTAGTTAATCCAAACTTCGCCCTGAATCCAGGCCTTATCTATGATGCCACACCACAAGACTATATAAACCTTCTATGCACCATGAAATTCACTCACAAGCAAATCTTGACAATCACAAGATCATCAACCTATACTTGTCAAAATGCATCTTCTGATCTTAACTACCCATCATTCATCGCCCTATACACTAATGAAACTACAGCAACACTGAGTCAAAAGTTTGTTAGAATAGTGACAAACGTTGGCAATGGTCCTGCTAACTATTCTATTAATATGGTTGTGCCATCGAACACAAACATAAGTGTTTATCCTTCAAGATTGTCCTTCAGCAGCAAGTATGAGAAGCTAAGTTACACATTGACAGTTGAATATAGTGGTAACAAAACTGGAGAAGTTGTATTCGGATCGATAACTTGGGTGGATGTGGTTGGTCTCCATGCTGTAACAAGTCCAATTGTGGTTGCACCAATGATCCATACTTGGTAATGACCAAAACACAAGTCAGGGATTTTTAGACTGTCATGAATTTAATGGTTGTTCTGATATATGATTAAGTATATCTAGCCTTCAATCAAATGAAATTCAGGTTCTTGATCCATTTTTAGATTGTGAGGGCAAATATGAAGTAACTAACAGTACAAACCTAAATATGCATGGCTAATTAAATGGTGTAATGGTTAATATACATTGATGTTGAAAAAATTTACAATCACATGGATCAGAAGTGCACATTTTAATTAACTGAAATTTGAAGGTTAAATGTGGTtagataaatattataaggaCCAAAATCAAATATTGGTGATATTTGAGTGACTAAAAGTGCAAATTTCCCATATTCTTATTACATTTGGCAAAGTTTATATTTAGTTATTAACCACTTATGTAAGTTAACCTTTGCATTACCAATACCTCTTTGCTCGCAATTATGGATCACtata includes:
- the LOC107017828 gene encoding subtilisin-like protease SBT1.5; its protein translation is MGFLLLLLFLLANSASGKRTTYIIHMDKSFMPKAFTSHEQWHSSILETVNLKDTASKSSTKPTRLLYSYDNAFHGLSAVMSEDELQVLEKLPGFVSAYADKMVTLDTTHTFEFLGLNPESGLWPASHYGEDVIVGVIDTGVWPESRSYKDDGMTEIPSRWKGICEPGQDFNASMCNNKLIGVRYFNRGVKAANPNITISMKSGRDTQGHGTHTSSTVGGNYVEGASFFGYATGTARGVAPRARLAMYKVIFDEGRFASDVLAGMDQAVADGVDVISISMGFDNVPLYEDPIAIASFGAMEKGVLVSASAGNAGVTPGILHNGIPWLLTTAAGSIDRVHSGKLTLGNGQVITGWSMYPVSALVNDFPLIYNESISSCNSTSLSSFNFGIIICENGNFLDQINAIAESSAPAAIYISDDPRIFQREEFAYPGVVISPEDGAAVISYAKSGANPVASISFQQTFVRSTPAPVVATYTSRGPSPSYPGILKPDIMAPGSLVLASWIPNSYTVSIYPDIGLSSEFAMVSGTSMACPHSSGIAALLKGAHPEWSPAAIRSAMITGAINIDNTNSPIKDSGLNYSIATPLAMGAGLVNPNFALNPGLIYDATPRDYINLLCAMKFTRKQILTITRSSTYTCQNASSDLNYPSFIALYTNETTATLSQKFVRTVTNVGDGPANYSINMVVPSNTNISVYPSRLSFNSKYEKLSYTLTIEYSGNRTGEVVFGSLTWVDVIGLHAVTSPIVVPFKTKMEFLLFLLFLLANSASGKRTTYIIHMDKSFMPKAFTSHEQWHSSILETVKLKDTTSGSSINPARLLYSYDNAFHGFSAVMSEDELQVLEKLPGFVSAYADKMVTLDTTHTFEFLGLNPESGLWPASHYGEDVIVGVIDTGVWPESRSYKDDGMTEIPSRWKGKCEPGQDFNASMCNNKLIGVRYLNKGVKAANPNIAIRMNSGRDTHGHGTHTSSTVGGNYVEGASFFGYATGTARGVAPLARLAMYKVIFDEGSFASDVLAGMDQAVADGVDVISISMGFNNVPLYEDPIAIASFGAMEKGVLVSASAGNAGVTPGRLHNGIPWLLTTAAGSIDRVLSGKLTLGNGQVITGWSMYPASAVVNKFPLIYNESISSCNSTSLSSFNYGIIICENGYFSDQINIIAKSSAPAAIYISDNPSIFESGEFEYPGVVISPENGAAVISYAKSSANPVASISFQQTFVRSTPAPVVASYTSRGPSPSYQGILKPDIMAPGSLVLASWIPKGYTTSIYPDIKLSSEFAMISGTSMACPHSSGIAALLKGAHPEWSPAAIRSAMITGAINIDNTNSPIKDSGLNYSIATPLAMGAGLVNPNFALNPGLIYDATPQDYINLLCTMKFTHKQILTITRSSTYTCQNASSDLNYPSFIALYTNETTATLSQKFVRIVTNVGNGPANYSINMVVPSNTNISVYPSRLSFSSKYEKLSYTLTVEYSGNKTGEVVFGSITWVDVVGLHAVTSPIVVAPMIHTW